The proteins below come from a single Hyperolius riggenbachi isolate aHypRig1 chromosome 8, aHypRig1.pri, whole genome shotgun sequence genomic window:
- the HSPA5 gene encoding endoplasmic reticulum chaperone BiP — MVTMKLLAVVMLVFASTFADEDDKREEVGTVIGIDLGTTYSCVGVFKNGRVEIIANDQGNRITPSYVAFTPEGERLIGDAAKNQLTSNPENTVFDAKRLVGRIWNDPSVQQDIKYLPFKVVEKKTKPYIEVDVGEQRKTFAPEEISAMVLVKMKETAEAYLGKKVTHAVVTVPAYFNDAQRQATKDAGTIAGLNVMRIINEPTAAAIAYGLDKKEGEKNILVFDLGGGTFDVSLLTIDNGVFEVVATNGDTHLGGEDFDQRVMEHFIKLYKKKTGKDVRKDNRAVQKLRREVEKAKRALSAQHQVKIEIESFFEGEDFAETLTRAKFEELNMDLFRSTMKPVQKVLEDADLKKSDIDEIVLVGGSTRIPKIQQLVKEFFNGKEPSRGINPDEAVAYGAAVQAGVLSGDQDTGDLVLLDVCPLTLGIETVGGVMTKLIPRNTVVPTKKSQIFSTASDNQPTVTIKVYEGERPLTKDNHLLGTFDLTGIPPAPRGVPQIEVTFEIDVNGILRVTAEDKGTGNKNKITITNDQNRLTPEEIERMVTDAEKFAEEDKKLKERIDSRNELESYAYSLKNQIGDKEKLGGKLSSEDKETIEKAVEEKIEWLESHQDADIEDFKAKKKELEEIVQPIVGKLYGGAGAPPPEGEEAEKDEL; from the exons ATGGTCACCATGAAGTTGCTAGCAGTTGTGATGCTGGTTTTTGCCAGCACTTTTGCTGATGAGGATGACAAGAGGGAAGAAGttggcactgtgattggcattgATTTGGGAACCACCTATTCATG TGTTGGTGTCTTCAAAAATGGCCGTGTAGAGATTATTGCCAACGACCAGGGTAACAGGATCACACCCTCCTATGTTGCATTTACACCAGAAGGGGAACGTTTGATTGGTGATGCTGCCAAGAATCAGCTGACTTCCAATCCTGAGAATACAGTGTTTGATGCCAAGCGTCTGGTTGGTCGCATATGGAATGATCCATCTGTACAGCAGGACATAAAGTATCTGCCTTTCAAG GTTGTGGAAAAGAAAACCAAGCCATACATTGAAGTTGATGTTGGCGAACAGAGAAAGACCTTTGCCCCAGAAGAAATCTCTGCTATGGTCCTGGTTAAGATGAAGGAGACTGCTGAGGCTTACCTTGGCAAAAAG GTTACACATGCTGTGGTCACTGTACCTGCCTACTTCAATGATGCACAGCGTCAAGCCACCAAGGATGCTGGAACTATTGCAGGACTGAATGTGATGAGGATTATCAATGAGCC AACTGCTGCTGCCATTGCTTATGGCTTGGACAAGAAGGAAGGAGAGAAGAACATCCTTGTCTTTGATTTGGGTGGTGGTACCTTTGATGTGTCTCTGCTTACAATTGACAATGGAGTATTTGAAGTAGTGGCTACCAATGGTGATACCCATTTGGGAGGTGAAGACTTTGACCAACGTGTTATGGAACACTTCATCAAGCTCTACAAGAAGAAAACTGGCAAGGATGTTCGTAAAGACAACAGAGCTGTCCAGAAGCTGCGTCGTGAGGTTGAGAAGGCCAAGAGGGCACTTTCAGCCCAACATCAAGTTAAAATTGAAATTGAATCCTTCTTTGAGGGAGAAGACTTTGCTGAAACCCTTACTCGTGCCAAATTTGAGGAGTTGAACATG GATCTTTTCCGTTCTACAATGAAACCAGTCCAGAAAGTGCTTGAGGATGCTGACCTGAAGAAATCTGACATTGATGAAATTGTATTGGTGGGAGGTTCTACTCGTATTCCTAAAATTCAGCAATTGGTTAAGGAATTCTTCAACGGCAAAGAACCATCTCGTGGTATTAACCCTGATGAGGCTGTTGCTTATGGTGCAGCTGTCCAAGCTGGAGTACTGTCTGGAGACCAAGATACTG GTGACTTGGTTCTTCTTGATGTCTGCCCTCTGACCCTTGGTATTGAAACTGTTGGTGGTGTCATGACTAAACTCATCCCCAGGAACACTGTTGTGCCTACCAAGAAATCGCAGATCTTCTCCACAGCCTCTGATAACCAGCCCACTGTCACAATTAAAGTCTATGAAG GTGAACGTCCATTGACCAAGGATAACCATCTTCTGGGCACATTTGACCTTACTGGTATCCCTCCAGCTCCTCGTGGTGTTCCTCAAATTGAAGTTACATTTGAAATTGATGTAAACGGCATCTTACGAGTAACAGCAGAGGACAAAGGCACAGGCAACAAAAACAAGATTACCATTACCAACGATCAGAATAGACTAACACCAGAGGAAATTGAAAGAATGGTTACTGATGCTGAGAAGTTTGCAGAAGAAGACAAGAAATTGAAAGAGCGTATCGATTCACGAAACGAGCTAGAAAGCTATGCCTATTCCTTGAAAAATCAGATAGGAGACAAGGAGAAACTTGGTGGAAAGTTGTCATCTGAAGACAAGGAAACTATTGAGAAGGCAGTAGAAGAAAAGATTGAGTGGTTGGAGAGCCATCAAGATGCAGATATAGAAGACTTCAAGGCTAAGAAGAAGGAGTTAGAAGAGATTGTCCAGCCCATAGTTGGTAAACTATATGGTGGTGCAGGTGCACCCCCTCCTGAGGGAGAAGAAGCTGAGAAGGATGAGTTATAG